The Aeromicrobium tamlense nucleotide sequence GTGGAGCCCGAGGTCCGCGACGACTTCCTGACGCTCATGCACGAGGCCCGCATCGCGATCCGCTGCTCCACCAAGGTCACGGAGTTCGACCCCGCCGGGCCGCGGCTGCTGTGCCACCTCGGCGGCGTCGAGGCGCTGACCTACCGCCACACCGACGACCACGGACGGCCGGTCGTCCGCCCCTCCGAGGTCGTCGAGCTCGAGGCCGACTGGGTCGTCCACACCTGGACCGAGCCGCGCTCCGAGCTGTTCGACGAGCTGCCCGACGACGTCACCGTGCACGCGGTCGGCGACGTCATGAACCCCCACCGCATCGAAGGTGCGGTCCACGCGGCCTTCCGACTCGCCGCGACCTTCTGACCTACCGAAAGGAACCACCCATGGCCACCTACCCCCTCCGCGCGAGCGTCAAGGCAGGCTCGCTGCTCTTCGTGTCCGGCCAGCTCGGCATCGTCGACGGCGCGCTCGTCGACGGCGCCAGCGACCAGACCGACCGCGCGCTGGCCAACTTCGAGGCCGTCGTGCGCGAGCACGGCGCCACGCTGGCCGACGTCGTGAAGACCACCGTCTTCATGTCGTCGATGGAGCACTACGCCGACATGAACGAGGTGTACGCGCGCTGGTTCCCGACCGACCCGCCGGCCCGCTCGGCCTTCGCGGTCCAGGAGCTGCCCCTCGGCGGTCTCGTCGAGATCGAGGGTGTCGTCCAGCTGCCGGAGGACCGATGACGACTCCCGTCGCCGTCGTCACCGGGGGCTCGCGCGGCATCGGTCGCGCGTTCGTGCTGGAGTGCGCGCGCCGCGACTACGCGGTCGTGCTCACCCACCGCGGGCGTGGCACCGACGCCGAGGAGACCGTGCGCGCGGTGGAGGAGATCGGCGGTCGTGCGGTCGCCGTCGTCGCCGACGTCACGACGGACGAGGGCGTCGCTGCCGTGCAGTCGGCCGCCGGCGACCTCGGTGCCGTGTCGCTGCTGGTGAACAACGCCGGCATCCTCGCGCACGGCGAGCTCGGCGAGACCACCGACGAGCTGTGGGACGACGCGTTCGCGATCCACGTGAAGGCGCCCATGAAGCTGACCCGGGCGCTGCGCGACGACCTCGCGGCGACCGGGGGAGCCGTGCTCAACCTGTCCTCGACCGGTGGTGTCGTGGGCTCGGTCCACGGCGTCTCCTACGGAGCGTCGAAGGCGGCGGTCATCGGACTGACGAAGACCCTCGCCCGCGAGCTCGCCCCGCACGTGCGGGTCAACGCCGTGGCGCCCGGCCCGGTCGCCACCGACATGTACGCCTCGATCCCGGCCGACGAGCAGACCGCGGTGGAGGACGAGACCCCGCTCAAGCGGATCGCCGACCCCGCGGAGATCGCCCGCACCGGCCTCGACGTGAGCTCCTGGCCGAACGTCACGGGGCAGGTCATCGTCTCCGACGGTGGACGCGTCATGTGATCCCGTCACACCCTGAACATCACCCACATCTTCGAAAGGACCCTTCAATGGGACAGACACCCGGCAACGACGCGACCAAGGTCGGCACCGCCATCATCGGCGGCGGCATCGTCGGTGTCACGCTCGCCTTCTACCTGGCCGAGCTCGGTGAGAAGGACATCGTCGTGCTCGAGGGTCGCGAGCTGGCCAGCGGATGCACGGGCGGGTCGCTCGGTGGCGTGCGCCAGCAGTTCAGCACGGCGACGGAGATCGAGCTGGCCATCCGTGGCCGCCGGTTCTGGCAGACGTTCGAGGACGTCTTCGATCAGCCGTGCCAGTACCACCAGGACGGCTACCTCATGCTGACCGGCCGCGAGGAGCTCTTCGCGAAGCTCGCCGAGGCGGCCAAGACGCAGGCGACGCACGGCGCGCCGAACGTCGAGATGCTCACCGCGCGGGACCTCAAGGAGGTCGTGCCGTGGCTCGGCACCGACGGCCTCGTCGGCGGCTGCTGGACCCCCGAGGACGGCCGCGTCAACCCGACCGACGGCGTCTACGGCGTGGCCGCGGCCGCGCGCCGGCTCGGCGTGAAGATCCGCGAGCGCTTCGAGGTCGCCGACCTCACGCAGGTCGAGGGCGGCTGGCTCATCGCCGGGCCCGAGCCCGTCGTGGCGGAGCGCGTCGTCGTGGCCAGCGGCCTGGGGTCGCCCAAGCTCCTGGCGAAGTTCGGCCTCGACATGGACATCTTCCCGATGTGGGTGCACTACGGCTTCACGACGCCCGTCCTGGGCGACCAGCGCCTGCCGCTGACGATCGACCTCGAGACCGGCTGGTGCGTGGAGCGCGAGCAGGACGGCGCCATGGTGACGATCCTGAGCTCCACCCTGCCGGAGCGCTACGGCGTCAGCGACATGCTGGCCGAGTTCGCCGAGGCGTCCGAGACGCGCGCCCCGATCTTCGCCGAGGTCGGCATCCGCAGCACGATCAGCGCGGCCGCCGACGCGACCGGCGGCGACGGCCACCCGTTCATCGGCGAGGTCGAGTCGGGCCTGTGGACCATCACGGGCTTCGACGGCCACGGGACGATGATGGGCCCCGCCGCGTCGCAGCTGCTGGCCAAGCTCATGCTCGGCATGCCCGACCCGGTGCTGGACGTGAAGGCGTTCGACCCGCACCGCACGGCCACCGAGAACCTCGAGTGGCTGCGGGCGGCGCGCAAGTGAGCCGTCCGGTCGCGATCGTCACCGCGGCGAGCAGCGGCATCGGCGCGGGGATCGCCCGCACGCTGGCGTCGTCGCACGACCTCGTGCTGTTCGCCCGCTCCGAGGCCGTCGTCGAGCTCGCCAACGAGCTCGGAGCGGTCGCCGTGCGTGGCTCGCTGACGGACGCGGCCGACCGCGAGCACCTCGTGGCCACGACGATCGAGCGGTTCGGCCGCATCGACGCCGTGGCCGTGAACTCCGGCCACCCGCCGAAGGGCGACCTGCTGGAGCTCACCGACGAGGACTGGAGCACCGGCTTCGAGCTGCTGTTCACGAGCGTCGTCGACCTGGCCCGGCTGGTCACGCCGCACATGCAGGCGGCCGGTCGTGGAGCCTGGGCCGTGGTGACGAGCTACGCCTCGCTCCTGCCCGAGCCGGCGATGCCCGTCTCGAGCGTCGTCCGCGCGGCGGTGCAGAGCTGGGTGAAGCTCTACGCCACGCGGGTCGCGGCCGACGGCATCCGCGCCAACTGCGTCCTGCCGGGCTTCGTGCAGACCCACCCGATCGACCGGGAGCGCCTGGCCACGATCCCGCAGCGTCGCTACGCCCAGCCCGGCGAGATCGGCACGGTCGTGCGCTTCCTGCTCTCGGACGAGGCGTCGTTCGTCACCGGCCAGAACCATGTCGTCGACGGCGGCATGATCCCCCTTCCCTGAACCCGAGGAGCCTCCATGTCCCACCCCGTCCGCCTGGCGCCCTTCAACGCCGACTTCACCGCCCAGAACGGGCCGATCGACATCGAGCGCCGTTCGATGCCGAACGGCCTGTCCGAGCTGTCCGCCGGCATCGTGCGGTTCCCCGACGGAGGCCGCTCCGAGCCGTGGACCCTGCCGTACGAGGAGGCGTTCTACGTCATCGACGGCGAGCTCTCGCTGCACGTCGGCGACGAGACGATCGTGGTGCCGGCCGGCGAGGTCGTGACGCTCGAGAAGGGCTGCACGGTCGAGTACGAGGGCACGCCCGGGACGAACGCGTTCTTCTGCCTCGTGCCGGCCAACTGGCTGGAGACGATGGAGTCGTGATCGCGCTGACGGGCGCGTCGGGCAAGACCGGGCGCGACCTCGCGGCCCTGCTCGCGGAGCGCGGGATCGCGCACGTGCGGCTCTCGAGCCGCCCGGGCTGCGGCGACCGGGTCTTCGACTGGACCGACCGCGCCACGTGGGGTGCGGCCCTCGAGGGCGTCGACTCTCTGTACCTGGTCAAGCCGCCCCACGGCACGGGCATGGCCGAGCTCGTCGCCGACCTGCTCGCGTCCGCGCCCGCGATCCGGCGCGTCGTCCTCCTCTCGGAGATGGGGCGGGGCGACAAGCCGGACGCCGACCCGGACCGCGCGGTCGAGCGCGTCCTGGAGCGGTGGGACGGCGAGTGGACGCTGCTGCGACCGAGCTGGTTCTTCCAGAACTTCTCGGCGGGCGGCGGCTTCCGCGCCGGCGTCGTCGACGGCACGATCGCGCTGCCCACCGGGGGCGCGCCCGTGTCGTGGCTCGACACGCGCGACATCGCCGAGGCGGCGCTCGTGGCCCTCACCGAGGACGGCCACTGCTGCCGCGGCTACACGCTCACGGGTCCGGAGTCCTTCGGCGTGCCCGAGCTGGCCCGCCGGATCGGTGTGGTCACGGGACGCATCGTGGAGGCGGCCGACCCGCTGCGCGTCGAGGAGCTCGCGACGACCTACGACGACGGGACGGAGCGCGGCTCCTACTACGCCGAGCTGCTGGTCGACGTGCGCGAGGGGCGGTACGCCGACATCACGACGGACCTCGAGGACCTGACCGGACGCGCGCCCCGCACGTTCGACGACTTCGTGCGCGAGCACGCCGACGACTGGAAGTGAGAGGACGACGATGACGGTCTACGAAGCGCGCAAGGGCCAAGTGTCCTACGGCTACACGATCGGGATGCTGAGCGCCGAGTGGCACATCGCGTTCCCGCCCGGCGACATCGGCAACGCCTCGACGTTCGACTTCCCGATCCGCTACCTCGGCATCGAGGGCATGGACGGCTCGGCCGTCCTCAACGGCGCCGACCCGGACTCGACGGGTCGCGTCGTGGAGGCCGCCCTGCGGCTGCAGGACGAGGGCGTCCGCGCGATCACCAGCAACTGCGGCTTCATGGCGGCCTACCAGCCGGCCGTCGCCGAGGCGCTCGACATCCCGGTGTTCCTGTCGAGCCTGCAGCAGCTGCCGATGCTGACGACGATGCTGGGCTCGCACCGCAGGCTCGCGCTCGTCACCGCGAACGGCGCCAACATGACCCCCACCCTGCTGGAGGCCGCGGGCTTCACCGACCTCGACAGGCTGCACATCGTGGGCATGGAGGAGTACGAGCACTTCGTCGACGCGATCTTCCGCGAGAACGGCACGCTCGACACCGAGATCATGGAGCGCGACGTCGTCGACGCCGCCGTGCGCGCCACCCGCGAGGCGCCGATCGGCGGCATCTTCCTGGAGTGCAGCGACCTCCCGCCGTACACCTCCGCCGTGCATCGTGCGACGGGCCTGCCAGTGTGGGACTGGACCCAGTTCATCCGGTACGTCCACGCCGCGGTCGCCCCGCGGCCGTACACCGGCACCTTCTGACCATCGATTCGACCGCAACGTCCGAGGAGACACCCATGACCGAGACCACCTTCAAGGCCTACCGGGTCGACGCGCCCAAGCAGCCCGCCGAGCTGGTGACCTCGAACCGCGACGAGCTGACCGGCGGCGACCTGCTCGTCCGCGTCACGCACTCGTCGCTCAACTACAAGGACGGCCTCGCGATCCTGGGCAAGCCCGGCGTCGTGCGCTCGTTCCCGATGACCTGCGGGATCGACCTGGCCGGCGAGGTCGTCGAGGGCGGCGGGGACTTCGCCGAGGGCGACCAGGTCGTGCTCACCGGCGCGGAGCTGTCGGAGACCAAGCCCGGCGGCTACTCGCAGTACCAGCGGATCGAGTCGGACTCGGTCGTCGCCACCCCCGCCGGCCTCGGCCCGTGGGGCGCCATGGCCGTCGGCACCGGAGGCCTGACGGCGATGCTGTGCGTCCTGCGCCTGGAGGCCGCGGGCGTGACGCCCGAGGACGGCCCGATCCTGGTGACCGGCGCGACGGGCGGCGTCGGCAGCTTCGCGGTGTCCACCCTCGCGCGCCTCGGCTACGAGGTCCACGCCGCGACGGGCAAGGACAGCGAGCACCAGTACCTCACGGACCTCGGTGCGTCGGAGATCATCGCGCGCGACGAGCTCTCGGGCGACCCGCGGCCGCTCGCGAAGG carries:
- a CDS encoding aspartate/glutamate racemase family protein; its protein translation is MTVYEARKGQVSYGYTIGMLSAEWHIAFPPGDIGNASTFDFPIRYLGIEGMDGSAVLNGADPDSTGRVVEAALRLQDEGVRAITSNCGFMAAYQPAVAEALDIPVFLSSLQQLPMLTTMLGSHRRLALVTANGANMTPTLLEAAGFTDLDRLHIVGMEEYEHFVDAIFRENGTLDTEIMERDVVDAAVRATREAPIGGIFLECSDLPPYTSAVHRATGLPVWDWTQFIRYVHAAVAPRPYTGTF
- a CDS encoding SDR family oxidoreductase, with the translated sequence MSRPVAIVTAASSGIGAGIARTLASSHDLVLFARSEAVVELANELGAVAVRGSLTDAADREHLVATTIERFGRIDAVAVNSGHPPKGDLLELTDEDWSTGFELLFTSVVDLARLVTPHMQAAGRGAWAVVTSYASLLPEPAMPVSSVVRAAVQSWVKLYATRVAADGIRANCVLPGFVQTHPIDRERLATIPQRRYAQPGEIGTVVRFLLSDEASFVTGQNHVVDGGMIPLP
- a CDS encoding SDR family NAD(P)-dependent oxidoreductase, whose translation is MTTPVAVVTGGSRGIGRAFVLECARRDYAVVLTHRGRGTDAEETVRAVEEIGGRAVAVVADVTTDEGVAAVQSAAGDLGAVSLLVNNAGILAHGELGETTDELWDDAFAIHVKAPMKLTRALRDDLAATGGAVLNLSSTGGVVGSVHGVSYGASKAAVIGLTKTLARELAPHVRVNAVAPGPVATDMYASIPADEQTAVEDETPLKRIADPAEIARTGLDVSSWPNVTGQVIVSDGGRVM
- a CDS encoding Rossmann-fold NAD(P)-binding domain-containing protein, which encodes MIALTGASGKTGRDLAALLAERGIAHVRLSSRPGCGDRVFDWTDRATWGAALEGVDSLYLVKPPHGTGMAELVADLLASAPAIRRVVLLSEMGRGDKPDADPDRAVERVLERWDGEWTLLRPSWFFQNFSAGGGFRAGVVDGTIALPTGGAPVSWLDTRDIAEAALVALTEDGHCCRGYTLTGPESFGVPELARRIGVVTGRIVEAADPLRVEELATTYDDGTERGSYYAELLVDVREGRYADITTDLEDLTGRAPRTFDDFVREHADDWK
- a CDS encoding MDR family oxidoreductase, which encodes MTETTFKAYRVDAPKQPAELVTSNRDELTGGDLLVRVTHSSLNYKDGLAILGKPGVVRSFPMTCGIDLAGEVVEGGGDFAEGDQVVLTGAELSETKPGGYSQYQRIESDSVVATPAGLGPWGAMAVGTGGLTAMLCVLRLEAAGVTPEDGPILVTGATGGVGSFAVSTLARLGYEVHAATGKDSEHQYLTDLGASEIIARDELSGDPRPLAKERWAAAVDSVGGTTLANVLSQIRYGGAVAACGLAGGHGLPATVMPFILRNVALLGVDSVHAPLEARKQAWSRLDELFSEEDLRAVAVDAAFTDLPELSEKILSGGIRGRVVIDVAGA
- a CDS encoding cupin domain-containing protein, producing the protein MSHPVRLAPFNADFTAQNGPIDIERRSMPNGLSELSAGIVRFPDGGRSEPWTLPYEEAFYVIDGELSLHVGDETIVVPAGEVVTLEKGCTVEYEGTPGTNAFFCLVPANWLETMES
- a CDS encoding RidA family protein, with translation MATYPLRASVKAGSLLFVSGQLGIVDGALVDGASDQTDRALANFEAVVREHGATLADVVKTTVFMSSMEHYADMNEVYARWFPTDPPARSAFAVQELPLGGLVEIEGVVQLPEDR
- a CDS encoding NAD(P)/FAD-dependent oxidoreductase, with the translated sequence MGQTPGNDATKVGTAIIGGGIVGVTLAFYLAELGEKDIVVLEGRELASGCTGGSLGGVRQQFSTATEIELAIRGRRFWQTFEDVFDQPCQYHQDGYLMLTGREELFAKLAEAAKTQATHGAPNVEMLTARDLKEVVPWLGTDGLVGGCWTPEDGRVNPTDGVYGVAAAARRLGVKIRERFEVADLTQVEGGWLIAGPEPVVAERVVVASGLGSPKLLAKFGLDMDIFPMWVHYGFTTPVLGDQRLPLTIDLETGWCVEREQDGAMVTILSSTLPERYGVSDMLAEFAEASETRAPIFAEVGIRSTISAAADATGGDGHPFIGEVESGLWTITGFDGHGTMMGPAASQLLAKLMLGMPDPVLDVKAFDPHRTATENLEWLRAARK